In Sporosarcina psychrophila, a genomic segment contains:
- a CDS encoding acetyl-CoA carboxylase carboxyltransferase subunit alpha, protein MGKTLKFEEPIVKLREKIVELEEFTANNSVDLSDEIGTLKVRLKNLEEEIYENMEPWDRVQVARHPERPTTIDYINMLFEDFMQLHGDRAYGDDAAIVGGIASFESVPITVIGHQRGKDTKENVKRNFGMPHPEGYRKALRLMKQAEKFGRPIICFIDTKGAFPGKAAEERGQSEAIARNLVEMAGLTVPVISIVIGEGGSGGALALGVANHIHMLEHSTYSVISPEGAATILWKDSSLAKQAAEAMKITAPHLKEMGIIDDIIPEVRGGAHRDSKAQAISIGNAIRTSMDELGTLDGKGLVDHRYDKFRCIGVFSE, encoded by the coding sequence ATGGGGAAAACGTTGAAATTCGAGGAACCAATCGTCAAGCTGCGCGAGAAAATCGTAGAACTTGAAGAGTTCACAGCGAACAATTCGGTTGATCTTTCAGATGAAATCGGAACGTTAAAGGTTCGTTTGAAGAACTTGGAAGAAGAAATATATGAGAATATGGAACCGTGGGACCGTGTTCAAGTGGCAAGGCATCCGGAACGTCCAACTACAATTGACTATATCAATATGTTGTTTGAAGATTTTATGCAACTGCACGGGGATCGGGCTTATGGTGATGATGCAGCAATTGTGGGGGGGATCGCTTCATTTGAATCGGTTCCAATAACAGTTATCGGCCATCAGCGTGGGAAAGACACAAAAGAAAACGTCAAACGGAATTTCGGAATGCCGCATCCTGAGGGGTATAGGAAAGCATTGCGCCTTATGAAACAGGCTGAGAAATTCGGCAGACCAATCATTTGCTTCATCGATACGAAAGGTGCTTTTCCTGGCAAGGCGGCTGAAGAGCGGGGACAAAGCGAAGCGATTGCACGTAATCTTGTTGAAATGGCTGGCTTGACTGTTCCAGTTATCTCTATCGTCATCGGAGAAGGCGGGAGTGGCGGAGCGCTGGCACTTGGGGTGGCAAATCATATTCATATGCTTGAGCACTCAACTTACTCTGTTATTTCACCTGAAGGAGCCGCTACCATTCTTTGGAAAGATTCAAGTCTTGCCAAACAAGCTGCCGAAGCTATGAAGATTACAGCTCCACACTTGAAAGAAATGGGTATTATCGATGATATTATTCCAGAAGTTCGAGGTGGTGCGCATCGTGACTCGAAAGCGCAAGCTATTAGTATCGGGAATGCAATTCGAACTTCGATGGATGAATTAGGAACGCTAGATGGTAAAGGCTTAGTTGACCATCGTTATGATAAATTTCGCTGTATAGGCGTTTTTTCTGAATAA
- the pfkA gene encoding 6-phosphofructokinase yields the protein MKKIAVLTSGGDAPGMNAAVRAVVRKAIYEGLEVAGVFNGYQGLIEGKIELLQLGSVGDIIQRGGTILRSARSAEFRTLEGRQKALKQLKLNGIEALVVIGGDGSFRGALELTALGLPCVCVPATIDNDINGTELTIGFDTALNTVIDAIDKIRDTATSHERTFIIEVMGRDAGDLALWAGLAGGAETILVPEEKYELPTIIERLKSGKGRGKKHSIIIVAEGVMSAAELAEILKREADIETRISVLGHIQRGGSPSARDRVIASQYGAKAVEVLKEGRGGIAIGMRNHVVVDYELTDVFEQSNGLDMEMYKLSNELSI from the coding sequence ATGAAGAAGATTGCTGTGTTGACAAGTGGGGGAGACGCGCCTGGGATGAATGCTGCAGTTCGTGCAGTTGTTCGGAAAGCAATTTATGAAGGACTTGAAGTTGCAGGCGTTTTCAATGGTTATCAAGGATTAATCGAAGGAAAAATCGAACTTCTACAACTGGGTTCCGTGGGTGATATAATTCAACGGGGCGGGACCATATTACGGTCAGCCCGCAGCGCTGAATTCCGGACGCTCGAAGGCCGTCAAAAAGCACTGAAACAATTGAAGTTGAACGGGATTGAGGCTTTAGTCGTCATTGGCGGTGATGGTTCGTTCAGAGGTGCACTTGAATTAACGGCTCTTGGTCTACCATGTGTCTGTGTTCCAGCAACAATAGATAATGATATCAATGGCACTGAACTCACAATCGGTTTTGATACGGCATTGAATACAGTCATAGATGCCATCGATAAGATTCGCGATACTGCTACATCTCATGAACGTACATTCATTATTGAAGTTATGGGACGCGATGCTGGAGACCTTGCCTTATGGGCGGGACTGGCTGGCGGTGCTGAAACGATTCTTGTACCGGAAGAGAAGTATGAATTGCCTACGATCATCGAACGGCTGAAAAGCGGTAAGGGACGAGGTAAAAAGCATAGTATCATTATTGTAGCTGAAGGGGTTATGTCGGCCGCAGAGCTTGCTGAAATATTGAAGCGCGAAGCAGATATCGAAACACGTATATCAGTGCTTGGACATATTCAGCGAGGAGGTTCACCTTCTGCACGTGATCGTGTCATTGCAAGTCAGTACGGAGCAAAAGCTGTAGAAGTATTGAAAGAAGGACGCGGTGGCATTGCGATTGGCATGCGAAATCATGTGGTGGTAGACTATGAGTTGACAGATGTTTTCGAACAATCAAATGGTTTGGATATGGAAATGTACAAGCTGTCCAACGAATTGTCTATTTAA